From Actinoplanes oblitus, a single genomic window includes:
- the paaE gene encoding 1,2-phenylacetyl-CoA epoxidase subunit PaaE, whose product MAIGEFHALRVAAVDRLCPDAVAVTLAVPPELAERFAFRPGQSLTVRRFEERRTYSICAPLGSAPRIGVRAVPGGAVSSWIVRDLRPGDEIEVMPPSGTFTPDLATGGRHVLIAAGSGITPVLSIVASLLRRPDTEVTLLYGNRRAETVMFAEELADLKDRYPSRLELVHVLSREPREADLFSGRLDAARLRTLLPLLIDVPAVDHWWLCGPFGMVTDATEVLGEAGVAPERVHRELFWVDEAPPEPVRPDTESHGPSSEVTVHLDGRSTTVTVEEGVTLLDGLQRSRPDLPFACKGGVCGTCRARVVEGDVTMRRNFALEPAELAAGFVLTCQSTAGSAKVVVDFDE is encoded by the coding sequence GTGGCGATCGGCGAGTTCCACGCGCTGCGGGTCGCCGCGGTCGACCGGCTCTGCCCGGACGCGGTCGCGGTCACCCTGGCCGTGCCGCCTGAGCTGGCCGAGCGGTTCGCCTTCCGCCCGGGACAGTCGCTCACCGTCCGCCGCTTCGAGGAGCGCCGGACGTACTCGATCTGCGCGCCGCTCGGATCGGCACCGCGCATCGGGGTGCGTGCGGTGCCCGGCGGCGCGGTGTCCAGCTGGATCGTGCGTGACCTGCGGCCCGGTGACGAGATCGAGGTGATGCCGCCGTCCGGCACCTTCACCCCGGACCTGGCGACCGGCGGGCGGCACGTGCTGATCGCGGCCGGCTCCGGGATCACCCCGGTGCTGTCCATCGTGGCGTCACTGCTGCGCCGCCCGGACACCGAGGTGACCCTGCTCTACGGCAACCGCCGGGCCGAGACGGTGATGTTCGCCGAGGAGCTCGCCGACCTGAAGGACCGCTACCCGTCCCGGCTGGAACTGGTGCACGTGCTGTCCCGGGAGCCGCGGGAGGCCGACCTGTTCTCCGGGCGGCTCGACGCGGCCCGGTTGCGTACCCTGCTGCCGCTGCTCATCGACGTGCCGGCGGTGGACCACTGGTGGCTGTGCGGGCCGTTCGGCATGGTGACCGACGCGACCGAGGTGCTCGGCGAGGCCGGGGTCGCGCCCGAGCGGGTGCACCGGGAGCTGTTCTGGGTGGACGAGGCGCCGCCCGAACCGGTCCGGCCCGATACCGAGTCGCACGGCCCGAGCAGCGAGGTCACCGTGCACCTGGACGGGCGGTCCACCACCGTCACCGTCGAGGAGGGCGTCACCCTGCTCGACGGGCTGCAGCGGTCCCGGCCCGACCTGCCGTTCGCCTGCAAGGGCGGGGTGTGCGGCACCTGCCGCGCCCGGGTGGTCGAGGGTGACGTGACGATGCGGCGCAACTTCGCGCTGGAACCGGCCGAGCTGGCCGCCGGCTTCGTGCTGACCTGTCAGAGCACCGCCGGGTCAGCCAAGGTGGTGGTCGACTTCGACGAGTGA
- a CDS encoding class I SAM-dependent methyltransferase codes for MEVFDHIAEKYQGEHSHNPYQAALLEKISSLLPAGASVLDLGCGTGVPTAKVLTASDHRVVGVDIAERMLRLAREQVPAAEFVHADFAALPDDFGKFDAVTAFFSLLMLSKADIERTLDKIAGWLRPGGYFAIGMVNFDADSIPIEFMGVPVTVSGYLEPDLKAVLEAHGLPVETIETVFFTPTDGPQESQIFALARLPE; via the coding sequence ATGGAGGTTTTCGATCACATCGCTGAGAAATATCAAGGCGAGCACAGCCATAACCCCTACCAGGCCGCGCTGCTCGAGAAGATCAGCTCGCTGCTGCCGGCCGGCGCCTCGGTGCTCGACCTGGGCTGCGGCACCGGTGTTCCCACCGCGAAGGTTCTGACCGCGTCCGATCATCGGGTGGTCGGTGTCGACATCGCCGAGAGGATGCTGCGGCTGGCCCGCGAGCAGGTGCCCGCCGCCGAGTTCGTGCACGCCGACTTCGCCGCGCTGCCCGACGACTTCGGGAAGTTCGACGCCGTCACCGCGTTCTTCTCGCTGCTGATGCTGAGCAAGGCGGACATCGAGCGCACGCTGGACAAGATCGCCGGCTGGCTCCGGCCGGGCGGCTACTTCGCGATCGGCATGGTCAACTTCGACGCGGACAGCATTCCGATCGAGTTCATGGGTGTCCCGGTGACCGTCTCCGGCTATCTGGAGCCGGACCTGAAAGCGGTGCTGGAGGCGCACGGGCTCCCGGTCGAGACCATCGAGACGGTCTTCTTCACGCCCACCGACGGCCCGCAGGAGAGCCAGATCTTCGCGCTGGCCCGGCTTCCCGAGTGA
- a CDS encoding TIGR03089 family protein codes for MSVDHHTAELITYYDDAAGERTGLTAAELGSWSAATAALLVAECGLRPGHRAGVLLPPHWQTAAVLLGSWAAGLEVSFRGWGAAGLGDAGPELDVTFVERRRVGSWLEHLPAARHRFVLDLAPAGAGAADVPEDCRDFLPAVRAHRGAAPPPHRASVTDPATPDGTTFGEYDAVAAEVARSRGIRRGDRVLVDAAGSEEPLIWLLAPLSAGASIVLCANLDRSRLDDRIAAEGVTRVF; via the coding sequence ATGAGCGTCGACCACCACACCGCCGAACTGATCACCTACTACGACGACGCCGCCGGCGAGCGGACCGGGCTGACCGCCGCCGAGCTGGGCTCGTGGAGCGCGGCCACCGCGGCGCTGCTGGTCGCGGAGTGCGGTCTGCGCCCCGGTCACCGGGCCGGGGTGCTGCTGCCACCGCACTGGCAGACGGCGGCGGTGCTGCTCGGGTCGTGGGCGGCCGGCCTGGAGGTGTCGTTCCGCGGGTGGGGCGCCGCGGGACTGGGCGACGCCGGCCCGGAGCTGGACGTGACGTTCGTGGAGCGGCGGCGGGTGGGCAGCTGGCTGGAGCACCTCCCGGCGGCACGGCATCGGTTCGTGCTGGACTTGGCGCCGGCCGGGGCGGGTGCCGCCGACGTACCGGAAGATTGCCGGGATTTCCTGCCCGCCGTGCGCGCGCATCGGGGCGCGGCCCCGCCGCCGCATCGCGCCTCCGTCACCGACCCGGCCACCCCGGACGGGACCACCTTCGGGGAGTACGACGCGGTCGCCGCCGAGGTCGCGCGGTCGCGCGGCATCCGGCGGGGTGACCGGGTGCTGGTCGACGCGGCCGGCTCCGAGGAACCGCTGATCTGGCTGCTGGCGCCGCTGAGCGCCGGCGCGTCGATAGTGCTCTGCGCCAACCTGGACCGCTCACGCCTCGACGACCGGATCGCCGCCGAAGGCGTGACCCGGGTATTTTGA
- the paaD gene encoding 1,2-phenylacetyl-CoA epoxidase subunit PaaD → MVNPRAVVDTVTDPELPMVTLAELGIVREVRQDGDGVVVTITPTYSGCPAMESIRADIGTALRRAGFGTVEVRTVLSPAWTTDWISETGRRKLAEAGIAPPGAAPRRGAGPIPLTLTPRSSAVRCPRCGSAETEAIAAFGATACRELRRCPDCREPFEHMKEI, encoded by the coding sequence CTGGTGAACCCGCGGGCCGTGGTGGACACGGTCACCGATCCGGAGCTGCCCATGGTGACCCTGGCCGAGCTGGGGATCGTCCGGGAGGTGCGGCAGGACGGCGACGGGGTGGTCGTGACGATCACCCCGACGTACTCCGGCTGCCCGGCGATGGAGAGCATCCGCGCGGACATCGGCACGGCGTTGCGGCGGGCCGGGTTCGGGACGGTCGAGGTGCGTACCGTGCTGTCGCCCGCCTGGACCACCGACTGGATCAGCGAAACCGGCCGCCGCAAGCTGGCCGAGGCCGGCATCGCCCCGCCCGGCGCCGCGCCGCGCCGCGGCGCCGGACCGATTCCGCTCACCCTGACGCCCCGGTCGTCAGCGGTCCGGTGCCCGCGCTGCGGGTCCGCCGAGACCGAGGCGATCGCCGCGTTCGGCGCCACCGCCTGCCGGGAACTGCGCCGCTGCCCGGACTGCCGGGAGCCGTTCGAGCACATGAAGGAGATCTGA
- a CDS encoding alpha/beta fold hydrolase, with protein MPSYTGFDGTPLHYDDSAPGDRPPVVVLAGGAARHPDYLGDLAGLAERHRLVVPHLRGVGRSGLGSEPAGSYWQQAADVDKLRELLGRDRVVVVAHSAGTRLATAFAARFPDRVAGLALVTPPATHLVDTPPDAEQLIARRRGEAAFDAAEAAAKAGPDLSDEAAFNAWARACAPLGYATWGPAEQAHARVGRWALPAVQAYFSVDPPADFAARLARVGAPVLVIAGAEDCLTGLAPVVALAGLFPAGRAEVLPACGHYPWVERPDAFRRVLDEYLSLVEVDHHLG; from the coding sequence GTGCCGAGCTACACCGGGTTCGACGGAACGCCGCTCCACTACGACGACAGCGCACCAGGCGACCGGCCGCCGGTCGTCGTGCTGGCCGGTGGGGCCGCCCGGCACCCCGACTATCTGGGCGATCTCGCGGGGCTCGCCGAGCGGCACCGGCTCGTCGTCCCGCACCTGCGGGGTGTGGGCCGCTCCGGTCTCGGCAGCGAGCCGGCCGGCTCCTACTGGCAGCAGGCAGCCGATGTGGACAAGCTGCGGGAGCTGCTCGGCCGGGACCGGGTGGTGGTCGTCGCGCATTCGGCCGGGACCCGGCTCGCCACGGCCTTCGCGGCCCGGTTCCCGGATCGCGTCGCCGGCCTGGCCCTGGTCACACCGCCGGCCACCCATCTGGTCGACACCCCGCCGGACGCCGAGCAGCTGATCGCCCGGCGGCGCGGCGAGGCGGCCTTCGACGCCGCCGAGGCGGCCGCCAAGGCCGGCCCGGACCTGTCCGACGAGGCCGCCTTCAACGCCTGGGCCCGAGCCTGCGCACCCCTGGGGTACGCCACCTGGGGCCCCGCCGAGCAGGCGCACGCCCGGGTCGGCAGGTGGGCGCTGCCCGCCGTCCAGGCCTACTTCAGCGTCGACCCGCCGGCCGATTTCGCCGCCCGCCTGGCCCGGGTCGGCGCCCCCGTCCTGGTGATCGCCGGCGCCGAGGACTGCCTGACCGGTCTCGCCCCGGTGGTGGCCCTCGCCGGCCTCTTCCCGGCCGGCCGCGCCGAGGTCCTGCCGGCCTGCGGCCACTACCCGTGGGTCGAGCGGCCGGACGCGTTCCGGCGGGTGCTCGACGAGTATCTCTCACTCGTCGAAGTCGACCACCACCTTGGCTGA